A region of the Alphaproteobacteria bacterium genome:
TGAAGAGACCACTGCTACTGTGGGCGATTGGTTGCTGCTCGATCCCAGGACATCCCGGCCGAAACGCCTTCTGGAGCGCAAGAGCCTGTTCAAGCGACGGGCTGCGGGAACCGGTCGCAAGCTGCAGCTCATTGCAGCCAATGTGGACACGGTGTTCATCGTCTCGTCCTGCAATCAAGACTTCAATATTGCGCGGCTGGAGCGCTATCTGGCGCTGGCGCGCGAGGCCGATGTTACGCCGGTCATCGTGCTCACCAAAGCCGACCTAACGGAAGAGCCCGAGGAATTCGCCCGTACGGCAGTCCAATCCCTGCCCGGTCTCTTGGTGGAAGTCTTGGACTCTCGCGATCCAGACAGGGTCGCTTGCCTCGCTCCTTGGTGCGTGAGCGGCCAGACGGTCGCGTTGGTTGGTTCGTCGGGCGTCGGAAAATCGACGTTGATCAATACGCTAATCGGCGTCGAGCGGATTGCGACACAAGGTATTAGAGAGGATGACGACAAGGGGCGACACACGACATCCGGACGCGCGCTATATCGTCTGCCGGTCGGAGGCTGGCTTTTGGATACGCCCGGCATGCGCGAGTTACAACTGGCCAGCGTGAGATCGGGGATCGATGATGTGTTTGCCGACGTCGTTGTCTTGGCGGGGGAGTGCCGATTCGGTGATTGCCGACACGAAACCGAGCCAGGTTGTGCCGTATTGACGGCAATAGAGTCGGGCACACTTGATGCGGCTCGCCTCAAGCGCTGGCGAAAACTCGCCGCCGAGGAGGCGCACAACTCTGGAAGCCTAGCCGAGCGCCGCGCCAGCGATCGTGCGTTCGGCAAAATGGTGAAGGTCGTCATGAGAGAAAAGCGCCAGCACGACAAGGGGTGATAGAGCTATATGTACTGCGTCAGCCAGAGCGCGATTTCCGGGTTGAGCAGCACGATGGCCAGGCCGATGAGCTGCAGGCCGATGAAAGGCCACATGGAATTGAATATCTGGTTGAGCGTTATTTCCGGTGGCGCCACGCTTTTCAGGTAAAAGCAGGCCGGCCCGAAGGGCGGGCTGAGGTAGGAAACCTGCATATTGAGCGTGAACAGAATGCCGAACCAGATGGGATCGTAGCCCAGCGCGACAATGACGGGGACGAAGATCGGCATGGTCAGCAGGCAGATGCCGATCCAGTCCATGAAGGTGCCCATGACGATCAACAGCGCCATCATGATGACGATGATGGCCAGCGGCGGCACCGGCAGCGTCGTCAGCATGGTCTTCATGTAGGCGGTGCCGCCCATGATGTTGTAGATGCCCACGAGCGCGTTGGCGCCGAAGGAAAGCCAGATCAGCATGCCCACGGTGCGCATGGTCTGGTAGAGCGCATCGCGCATCATGGTGAGGTTGAATTCGCGCCTGACGACGGCCGAGACCATGGCCCCGGCAACGCCGACGGCGGCCGCCTCGGTGACCGAG
Encoded here:
- the rsgA gene encoding ribosome small subunit-dependent GTPase A, producing the protein MVDFGWNACFDTQLEPDDLVRTVPVRVMAVHRGGLSVAGPAVDTLIPPFVAALDDEETTATVGDWLLLDPRTSRPKRLLERKSLFKRRAAGTGRKLQLIAANVDTVFIVSSCNQDFNIARLERYLALAREADVTPVIVLTKADLTEEPEEFARTAVQSLPGLLVEVLDSRDPDRVACLAPWCVSGQTVALVGSSGVGKSTLINTLIGVERIATQGIREDDDKGRHTTSGRALYRLPVGGWLLDTPGMRELQLASVRSGIDDVFADVVVLAGECRFGDCRHETEPGCAVLTAIESGTLDAARLKRWRKLAAEEAHNSGSLAERRASDRAFGKMVKVVMREKRQHDKG